The proteins below come from a single Fusobacterium russii ATCC 25533 genomic window:
- a CDS encoding MetQ/NlpA family ABC transporter substrate-binding protein, producing the protein MKKILICLAAVGLSIGVFAGTLKVGATPVPHAELLEFVKADLKANGVDLKIIEMTDYVTPNLALADGEIDANFFQHKPYLDKFAAERNLKLAIAANIHVEPLGLYSKKVKSVNDLKKGDTIAIPNDPSNGGRALILLHNNGLITLNDPTNLYATEFDIVKNTKNLKFKAVEAAQLPRVLADVSAAIINSNYALEAGLNTTKDAILVEGKESPYANIITVKAGNEKNEDIKKLVSALQTEKVKKFIAEKYKGAVVPAF; encoded by the coding sequence ATGAAAAAAATATTAATATGTTTAGCGGCTGTAGGACTATCAATTGGAGTATTCGCAGGAACTTTAAAAGTTGGTGCAACACCGGTTCCTCATGCGGAACTTTTAGAATTTGTAAAAGCTGATTTAAAAGCTAATGGTGTAGATTTAAAGATTATTGAAATGACAGATTATGTAACTCCAAATTTAGCTTTAGCTGATGGAGAAATTGATGCAAACTTTTTTCAACATAAGCCATATTTAGATAAATTTGCAGCTGAAAGAAATTTGAAATTAGCTATTGCAGCTAATATCCATGTTGAACCATTAGGTCTATATTCTAAAAAAGTTAAATCTGTAAACGATTTAAAGAAAGGTGATACTATCGCTATACCTAATGATCCGTCTAATGGAGGAAGAGCTTTAATTTTATTACACAATAATGGACTAATTACATTAAATGATCCTACTAACTTATATGCAACTGAGTTTGATATAGTTAAAAATACAAAAAACTTGAAATTCAAAGCTGTGGAAGCTGCTCAATTACCAAGAGTTTTAGCTGATGTTTCGGCAGCAATTATAAATAGTAACTATGCTTTAGAAGCAGGACTTAATACTACAAAGGATGCTATTTTAGTTGAAGGAAAAGAATCTCCTTATGCAAATATCATCACAGTTAAAGCCGGAAATGAAAAAAATGAAGATATTAAAAAATTAGTTTCTGCATTACAAACTGAAAAAGTTAAAAAATTTATAGCAGAAAAATATAAAGGTGCTGTAGTTCCTGCATTCTAA